In the Streptomyces sp. f51 genome, one interval contains:
- a CDS encoding sigma-70 family RNA polymerase sigma factor has protein sequence MEQHPAPAPAGGVGTAVETIFRIESPRIIAGVARIVRDVGIAEELAQDALVAALEQWPRDGVPDNPGAWLTATAKHRAIDLVRRRERYARKLEEVGRDLSLSAPHHLDEPSDPDDIDDDLLRLVFTACHPVLSAEARIALTLRLLGGLTTSEIARAFLVPEATVAQRIVRAKRTLATKGVAFEVPYGPEREARLGSVLEVIYLVFNEGYAATAGDDLLRPALCEDALRLARVLAELMPKESEVHALAALLELQESRSAARTGPGGEPVLLKDQQRRRWNRMLIRRGYTALSRANAVATGSPGPYALQAAIAACHAQAFTYGDTDWRRIAALYALLAARSPSPVVELNRAVAVSMAEGPEPALVIVDGLAGAPALRDYHLLPSVRGDLLARLGRTEEARAEFGRAAALARNGRERELLETRARELPGP, from the coding sequence GTGGAACAGCACCCCGCACCGGCACCCGCCGGCGGCGTCGGCACCGCCGTCGAGACCATCTTCCGTATCGAGTCCCCCCGCATCATCGCGGGCGTGGCCCGGATCGTCCGTGACGTCGGCATCGCCGAGGAACTCGCGCAGGACGCCCTGGTCGCGGCACTGGAGCAGTGGCCGCGCGACGGTGTCCCGGACAACCCTGGCGCCTGGCTGACGGCCACGGCCAAGCACCGCGCGATCGACCTCGTACGCCGCCGTGAGCGCTACGCGCGCAAGCTGGAGGAGGTCGGGCGCGACCTGTCGCTGTCCGCGCCGCACCACCTCGACGAACCCTCCGACCCGGACGACATCGACGACGACCTGCTCCGCCTGGTCTTCACCGCCTGCCACCCCGTCCTGTCCGCCGAGGCCCGCATCGCGCTCACGCTGCGGCTGCTCGGCGGACTGACGACGTCCGAGATCGCCCGCGCCTTCCTCGTCCCGGAGGCGACGGTCGCCCAGCGCATCGTGCGGGCCAAGCGGACGCTGGCCACGAAGGGGGTCGCCTTCGAGGTCCCCTACGGGCCCGAGCGTGAGGCCCGGCTCGGGTCCGTGCTTGAGGTCATCTACCTCGTCTTCAACGAGGGGTACGCGGCCACGGCGGGCGACGACCTGCTGCGCCCCGCGCTGTGCGAGGACGCGCTGCGGCTGGCCCGGGTGCTCGCCGAGCTGATGCCCAAGGAGAGCGAGGTGCACGCTCTCGCCGCCCTGCTGGAACTCCAGGAGTCCCGGTCGGCCGCCCGCACCGGGCCCGGCGGCGAACCCGTCCTGCTCAAGGACCAGCAGCGGCGCCGCTGGAACCGCATGCTGATCCGCCGCGGCTACACCGCGCTGAGCCGCGCCAACGCCGTCGCCACCGGCAGCCCGGGGCCGTACGCGCTCCAGGCCGCCATCGCCGCCTGCCACGCGCAGGCCTTCACCTACGGGGACACCGACTGGCGGCGGATCGCCGCCCTGTACGCCCTGCTGGCGGCCCGCTCCCCGTCGCCCGTGGTCGAGCTGAACCGCGCCGTGGCCGTCTCGATGGCCGAGGGCCCGGAGCCCGCGCTCGTCATCGTCGACGGCCTCGCCGGCGCACCCGCGCTCCGCGACTACCACCTGCTGCCCAGCGTCAGGGGGGACCTGCTGGCCAGGCTCGGACGGACGGAGGAGGCGCGCGCCGAGTTCGGGCGGGCCGCCGCGCTGGCCCGCAACGGGCGGGAACGGGAGCTGCTGGAGACCCGGGCGCGGGAACTGCCGGGGCCGTGA
- a CDS encoding methyltransferase domain-containing protein, translated as MNDVSFAPLLTAEGRALLDEVRATEPAQELAVATRLRREHPAELVSAALGQARLRQRAVAKFGAEDAGRMFFTPNGVEQSTRTSVAAYRAERMRALGVRSVADLCCGIGGDAIALARAGIRVLAVDRDPLTAAAARANADALGLADLIEVRESDVTEVDTASYDAVFVDPARRGGRGRIFDPEAYSPPLSWAVAAARKAPLAALKIAPGIPHEAIPAEAEAEWISDGGDVKEAVLWFGTEPGLVRATLLPGPRGLRGRGLPDPAVRAVGRYLYEPDGAVIRAHLVAEVAEDLDGGLIDETIAYVTADELRPTPYATAYEITDRIPFNVKKLKALLREREVGVLTVKKRGSAVEPEELRRKVKPQGRNSATVFLTRVAGAPTMLVGAPARPSADGGA; from the coding sequence GTGAACGACGTCTCCTTCGCCCCCCTCCTCACCGCCGAGGGCCGCGCCCTGCTCGACGAGGTCCGCGCCACCGAACCGGCACAGGAACTGGCCGTCGCCACCCGGCTGCGCCGCGAGCACCCCGCCGAACTGGTCTCTGCGGCCCTCGGACAGGCCCGGCTGCGGCAGCGGGCGGTGGCGAAGTTCGGCGCCGAGGACGCCGGACGGATGTTCTTCACCCCGAACGGGGTCGAGCAGTCGACCCGTACGAGCGTGGCCGCGTACCGCGCCGAGCGGATGCGCGCGCTGGGGGTGCGCTCCGTGGCCGACCTGTGCTGCGGCATCGGCGGCGACGCCATCGCGCTGGCCCGCGCCGGAATCCGCGTCCTGGCCGTCGACCGCGACCCGCTGACGGCCGCCGCCGCCCGCGCCAACGCCGACGCGCTGGGACTCGCGGATCTGATCGAGGTGCGCGAGAGCGATGTGACCGAGGTGGACACCGCGTCGTACGACGCCGTCTTCGTGGACCCCGCGCGCCGGGGCGGCCGGGGCCGGATCTTCGACCCGGAGGCGTACTCGCCGCCGCTGTCCTGGGCGGTCGCGGCGGCACGGAAGGCTCCGCTCGCCGCGCTGAAGATCGCGCCCGGCATCCCGCACGAGGCGATCCCCGCCGAGGCGGAGGCCGAGTGGATCTCGGACGGCGGGGACGTGAAGGAGGCCGTGCTCTGGTTCGGCACGGAACCCGGCCTGGTGCGCGCGACCCTGCTGCCGGGCCCGCGCGGGCTGCGCGGCCGCGGCCTGCCGGATCCGGCGGTCAGGGCGGTCGGCCGCTATCTGTACGAGCCGGACGGCGCCGTCATCCGCGCGCATCTGGTCGCCGAGGTGGCCGAGGACCTGGACGGCGGGCTCATCGACGAGACGATCGCCTACGTCACGGCGGACGAATTGCGCCCGACGCCGTACGCCACCGCGTACGAGATCACCGATCGCATCCCCTTCAACGTGAAGAAGCTGAAGGCGCTGCTGCGGGAGCGGGAGGTCGGGGTGCTGACCGTGAAGAAGCGCGGTTCCGCCGTCGAGCCGGAGGAGCTGCGGCGCAAGGTGAAGCCGCAGGGCCGGAACTCCGCGACGGTGTTCCTGACCCGGGTGGCGGGGGCCCCGACCATGCTGGTCGGAGCCCCCGCCCGGCCGTCCGCCGACGGCGGGGCCTGA
- a CDS encoding polysaccharide deacetylase family protein, whose product MRPVRQNYKTGANGAGARWGVGALALALLASGCAGAASVPAAGAAGARPAHAPALRAGLPADPARALAAYAVRLRQAQARRAAVAKRWGLAAVPLTPPAPPARKPRIRARKGFEVDDQRELGLPPVFTTVPTKDKVVFLTVDDGSEKDPAFLRMMSDLKIPYTAFLSDFLVKDDYGYFRRMRDRGITLNNHTLHHPYLPALSYERQKHEICGMQDVMEKEFGRRPTVFRPPYGNYDQDTLRAAKSCGIRYAPIWNEEVFVDHWEYREEDQDLHPGDIVLTHFQGREEWNGTMPDMVRRFLRTVTAKGYAVARLEDYL is encoded by the coding sequence ATGCGACCCGTACGACAAAATTACAAAACCGGCGCGAACGGGGCTGGTGCGCGCTGGGGAGTCGGCGCGCTCGCCCTCGCCCTGCTCGCCTCCGGCTGCGCCGGGGCCGCCTCCGTCCCGGCCGCGGGAGCCGCAGGCGCCAGACCGGCCCACGCCCCCGCCCTGCGGGCCGGGCTCCCCGCGGACCCCGCCCGCGCCCTCGCCGCGTACGCCGTCCGCCTCCGCCAGGCACAGGCCAGGCGCGCCGCCGTCGCGAAACGCTGGGGACTGGCCGCGGTGCCGCTGACACCCCCCGCGCCGCCCGCCAGGAAGCCCCGCATCCGGGCACGCAAGGGCTTCGAGGTCGACGACCAGAGGGAACTGGGGCTGCCGCCGGTCTTCACGACCGTCCCCACCAAGGACAAGGTCGTCTTCCTCACCGTCGACGACGGCTCCGAGAAGGACCCCGCGTTCCTGCGGATGATGAGCGACCTGAAGATCCCGTACACCGCCTTCCTCAGCGACTTCCTCGTCAAGGACGACTACGGGTACTTCCGGAGGATGCGCGACCGCGGCATCACCCTGAACAACCACACCCTGCACCACCCCTACCTGCCCGCACTCTCCTACGAGCGGCAGAAGCACGAGATCTGCGGCATGCAGGACGTGATGGAGAAGGAGTTCGGCAGGCGCCCGACCGTCTTCCGGCCGCCGTACGGCAACTACGACCAGGACACCCTGCGCGCCGCCAAGTCCTGCGGCATCCGGTACGCGCCCATCTGGAACGAGGAGGTCTTCGTCGACCACTGGGAGTACCGCGAGGAGGACCAGGACCTGCACCCCGGCGACATCGTCCTGACCCATTTCCAGGGCCGCGAGGAGTGGAACGGCACCATGCCCGACATGGTCCGCCGCTTCCTGAGGACCGTCACGGCCAAGGGATACGCGGTCGCACGCCTGGAGGACTACCTGTGA
- a CDS encoding LysR family transcriptional regulator produces MIEARHLRVLRAVATTGSFSAAGRELGCTQPAVSQQMKALESSVGTPLLVRTGREMRLTQAGEALVKHAASILSGLTAAEEEVAAIAGLRAGRVRLVSFPSGSSTLVPTALAALRAAHPGTRVSLEEAEPPESVEKLRAGDCDIALAFRYEGAPGVEEWDDLVVRPLLMDRLVGLVPEGHPLARSRSAAIGEFAGESWIAGCPRCRGQLVEVCRGAGFEPRIDFATDDYPAVVGLVGAGLGVAVLPELAIESVRPKGARTVTVEPAVRREIVALTLPDLAEVPAVAATLDRLARAAAR; encoded by the coding sequence GTGATCGAGGCCCGACATCTCCGTGTCCTGCGCGCAGTCGCCACCACCGGATCCTTCTCGGCCGCGGGGCGCGAGCTGGGCTGCACCCAGCCCGCGGTGAGCCAGCAGATGAAGGCCCTGGAGTCGTCCGTGGGCACCCCGCTGCTGGTCAGGACCGGGCGCGAGATGCGTCTCACCCAGGCGGGCGAGGCTCTGGTCAAGCACGCGGCGAGCATCCTGTCCGGGCTCACGGCCGCCGAGGAGGAGGTCGCCGCGATCGCCGGGCTCCGCGCGGGCCGCGTCCGCCTGGTCTCCTTCCCCAGCGGAAGCTCCACCCTCGTCCCCACGGCCCTCGCCGCGCTGCGCGCCGCGCACCCGGGCACCCGTGTCTCCCTGGAGGAGGCCGAACCGCCCGAGTCCGTCGAGAAGCTCAGGGCCGGTGACTGCGACATCGCGCTCGCGTTCCGCTACGAGGGCGCTCCGGGCGTAGAGGAGTGGGACGACCTCGTCGTGCGGCCCCTGCTGATGGACCGCCTGGTCGGCCTGGTGCCCGAGGGGCATCCGCTCGCGCGCTCGCGGTCGGCGGCGATCGGCGAGTTCGCCGGTGAGTCGTGGATCGCGGGCTGCCCGCGCTGCCGCGGCCAGCTCGTCGAGGTCTGCCGCGGTGCCGGGTTCGAGCCCCGCATCGACTTCGCCACCGACGACTACCCGGCGGTGGTCGGACTCGTGGGCGCGGGACTCGGCGTCGCCGTCCTGCCGGAGCTCGCGATCGAGTCCGTACGCCCGAAGGGGGCGCGGACCGTGACGGTGGAGCCCGCGGTGCGCCGCGAGATCGTCGCCCTGACCCTCCCGGACCTCGCCGAGGTGCCGGCGGTGGCCGCGACGCTGGACCGGCTGGCACGGGCGGCCGCCCGCTAG
- a CDS encoding SDR family oxidoreductase — protein sequence MTTALITGSTAGIGAAFARRLAADGHDLVLVARDTKRLREQATELHDRHGIEAEVLTADLATDAGIEEVAARLSDRKNPVDLLVNNAGFGNKGRYLDVSMADELKMLKVHCEAVLRLTSAAAEAMRERGRGGVVNVASVAAFVPRGTYGASKAWVVQFTQGAAKDLAGSGVRLMALAPGFVRTEFHERAGMGTDNIPNWMWLDADKLVAAALADLARGRTLSVPDPRYKVLMGVVKVTPRALLGGISSKTGRKYGPQ from the coding sequence ATGACAACGGCTCTGATTACGGGATCGACCGCGGGGATCGGTGCCGCGTTCGCGCGGCGGCTGGCGGCGGACGGGCACGACCTCGTGCTGGTGGCGCGGGACACGAAGCGGCTGCGGGAGCAGGCGACCGAGCTGCACGACCGGCACGGCATCGAGGCGGAGGTGCTCACCGCGGACCTGGCGACGGACGCGGGCATCGAGGAGGTCGCCGCCCGGCTCTCCGACCGCAAGAACCCGGTCGACCTGCTGGTCAACAACGCCGGCTTCGGCAACAAGGGCCGCTATCTGGACGTGTCGATGGCGGACGAGCTGAAGATGCTCAAGGTGCACTGCGAGGCGGTGCTCCGGCTGACGTCGGCGGCGGCCGAGGCGATGCGGGAGCGCGGCCGGGGCGGTGTCGTCAACGTGGCGTCGGTGGCCGCGTTCGTGCCGCGCGGTACGTACGGGGCGTCGAAGGCGTGGGTCGTGCAGTTCACGCAGGGCGCGGCGAAGGATCTCGCGGGCAGCGGGGTGCGGCTGATGGCGCTGGCCCCGGGCTTCGTGCGCACCGAGTTCCACGAGCGGGCGGGCATGGGCACGGACAACATCCCGAACTGGATGTGGCTCGACGCCGACAAGCTGGTCGCGGCGGCGCTTGCGGACCTGGCGCGCGGGAGAACCCTGTCCGTCCCGGATCCGCGCTACAAGGTGCTGATGGGCGTGGTGAAGGTGACCCCGCGGGCGCTGCTGGGCGGGATCTCGTCGAAGACGGGACGCAAGTACGGGCCCCAGTGA
- the groL gene encoding chaperonin GroEL (60 kDa chaperone family; promotes refolding of misfolded polypeptides especially under stressful conditions; forms two stacked rings of heptamers to form a barrel-shaped 14mer; ends can be capped by GroES; misfolded proteins enter the barrel where they are refolded when GroES binds), with the protein MAKILKFDEDARRALERGVNKLADTVKVTIGPKGRNVVIDKKFGAPTITNDGVTIAREVEVEDPFENLGAQLVKEVATKTNDIAGDGTTTATVLAQALVREGLRNVAAGASPALLKKGIDAAVKAVSEELLATARPIDDKSDIAAVAGLSAQDSQVGELIAEAMDKVGKDGVITVEESNTFGLELDFTEGMAFDKGYLSPYMVSDQERMEAVLDDPYILIHQGKISSIQDLLPLLEKVIQANASKPLLIIAEDVEGEALSTLVVNKIRGTFNAVAVKAPGFGDRRKAMLGDIATLTGGQVIAEEVGLKLDQIGLDVLGSARRVTVTKDDTTIVDGAGSSDEVVGRVNQIKAEIENTDSDWDREKLQERLAKLAGGVCVIKVGAATEVELKEKKHRLEDAISATRAAVEEGIVSGGGSALVHAVKVLEGNLGKTGDEATGVAVVRRAAVEPLRWIAENSGLEGYVITSKVAELDKGQGFNAATGEYGDLVKAGVIDPVKVTRSALENAASIASLLLTTETLVVEKPAEDEGDAGHGGHGHSH; encoded by the coding sequence ATGGCGAAGATCCTGAAGTTCGACGAAGACGCCCGTCGCGCCCTTGAGCGCGGCGTCAACAAGCTGGCCGACACGGTGAAGGTGACGATCGGCCCCAAGGGCCGCAACGTCGTCATCGACAAGAAGTTCGGCGCTCCCACCATCACCAACGACGGTGTGACCATCGCCCGCGAGGTCGAGGTCGAGGACCCGTTCGAGAACCTCGGCGCGCAGCTGGTGAAGGAGGTGGCGACCAAGACCAACGACATCGCGGGTGACGGTACGACCACCGCCACCGTGCTCGCCCAGGCGCTCGTGCGCGAGGGCCTGCGCAACGTCGCCGCCGGCGCGTCGCCCGCCCTCCTGAAGAAGGGCATCGACGCCGCGGTCAAGGCCGTCTCCGAGGAGCTCCTCGCGACGGCCCGCCCGATCGACGACAAGTCCGACATCGCCGCCGTGGCCGGGCTCTCCGCCCAGGACAGCCAGGTCGGCGAGCTCATCGCCGAGGCGATGGACAAGGTCGGCAAGGACGGTGTCATCACCGTCGAGGAGTCCAACACCTTCGGTCTGGAGCTGGACTTCACCGAGGGCATGGCCTTCGACAAGGGCTACCTGTCCCCGTACATGGTGTCCGACCAGGAGCGTATGGAGGCCGTCCTCGACGACCCGTACATCCTCATCCACCAGGGCAAGATCAGCTCCATCCAGGACCTGCTGCCGCTGCTGGAGAAGGTCATCCAGGCGAACGCCTCCAAGCCGCTGCTGATCATCGCCGAGGACGTCGAGGGCGAGGCCCTGTCGACCCTGGTCGTGAACAAGATCCGCGGCACGTTCAACGCCGTCGCCGTGAAGGCCCCCGGCTTCGGTGACCGCCGCAAGGCCATGCTCGGCGACATCGCCACCCTCACCGGTGGTCAGGTCATCGCCGAGGAGGTCGGCCTCAAGCTCGACCAGATCGGCCTGGACGTGCTCGGCAGCGCCCGCCGCGTGACCGTCACCAAGGACGACACCACCATCGTCGACGGTGCCGGCAGCAGCGACGAGGTCGTCGGCCGCGTCAACCAGATCAAGGCCGAGATCGAGAACACCGACTCGGACTGGGACCGCGAGAAGCTCCAGGAGCGCCTCGCGAAGCTGGCCGGCGGCGTGTGCGTCATCAAGGTCGGCGCCGCCACCGAGGTGGAGCTCAAGGAGAAGAAGCACCGTCTGGAGGACGCCATCTCCGCGACCCGCGCCGCGGTCGAGGAGGGCATCGTCTCCGGTGGTGGCTCCGCGCTCGTCCACGCCGTCAAGGTCCTGGAGGGCAACCTCGGCAAGACCGGCGACGAGGCCACGGGTGTCGCGGTCGTCCGCCGCGCCGCCGTCGAGCCGCTGCGCTGGATCGCCGAGAACTCGGGCCTCGAGGGCTACGTCATCACCTCGAAGGTCGCCGAGCTCGACAAGGGCCAGGGCTTCAACGCGGCCACCGGCGAGTACGGCGACCTGGTCAAGGCCGGCGTCATCGACCCGGTCAAGGTCACCCGCTCCGCCCTGGAGAACGCCGCCTCCATCGCCTCGCTGCTCCTGACGACCGAGACCCTGGTCGTCGAGAAGCCGGCCGAGGACGAGGGCGACGCCGGCCACGGCGGCCACGGCCACTCCCACTGA
- a CDS encoding MOSC domain-containing protein: protein MNLLSLNLGRAQAVAYTDQPEGVTGIDKRPVDGPVRVTAPGPKGTGGSGLAGDAVCHLRHHGGDDQAVYAVAREDLDDWERELGRALPNGVFGENLTTLGLDVSGALIGERWRVGSGVVLEVTSGRIPCRTFQEHLGEKGWVRRFTGRGAPGAYLRVIEPGEIRSGDRVEIVHRPDHDVTVALQFRAATTERTLLPRLLAAGEALHPESRAAAREYVAKYGG from the coding sequence ATGAATCTTCTGTCGCTGAACCTGGGCCGGGCGCAGGCCGTCGCGTACACGGACCAGCCGGAGGGCGTGACCGGCATCGACAAGCGTCCGGTCGACGGGCCGGTCCGTGTGACGGCGCCGGGGCCCAAGGGGACCGGCGGGAGCGGGCTCGCGGGGGACGCGGTCTGCCATCTTCGGCATCACGGCGGTGACGACCAGGCGGTGTACGCGGTCGCGCGCGAGGACCTGGACGACTGGGAGCGCGAGCTCGGCCGGGCGCTGCCGAACGGCGTGTTCGGCGAGAACCTCACGACGCTGGGGCTCGACGTGTCCGGTGCGCTGATCGGCGAACGCTGGCGGGTGGGTTCCGGCGTCGTCCTGGAGGTCACGAGCGGGCGGATCCCGTGCCGCACCTTTCAGGAACATCTCGGTGAGAAGGGCTGGGTCAGGCGGTTCACCGGCCGGGGTGCGCCCGGCGCGTATCTGCGGGTGATCGAGCCCGGCGAGATCCGCTCCGGCGACCGGGTCGAGATCGTGCACCGGCCGGACCACGATGTCACCGTGGCCCTCCAGTTCCGCGCCGCGACGACCGAACGCACGCTGCTGCCGCGTCTTTTGGCGGCGGGCGAGGCACTGCACCCGGAGTCGCGGGCCGCGGCGCGGGAGTACGTGGCGAAGTACGGCGGCTAG
- a CDS encoding cell wall-binding repeat-containing protein, with the protein MRISARHRLVALTAMTALAAGTATALAPAASADVTWTAGNGILTGDLDETISTMSADGSTPPVMRLDRADQPTWSPDGSRMAYVNTRTGRVDVIGHDFKGSVELPVKTTDSILAADPTFWWGGSSVVFTLSGRLRVAASDGTRYQQHLFATADEGCDSQPSGSVDGKLVFIRSGSTCSGDTRFGAVWLYDGATRAFKRLVTGKANAPAISPDGTKVAYTVDGKLYTVGVDGTGATRLLADETGYISKPAWSPDGTRLAYQLTTTSGAWQDQVLDLVGGTAKVIYDSPTMTKGDLAWQPLRKNSVARVWGADVNASNIAASRWTWNTVGKSEPGLMNASSAVLVSQDSQSYALTAPALAGKKHGPVLLTSATSVSASVQAELKRVLKPGAPVYLVGGTSILGSFVASKISALGFTSKRLAGTSRYSTSVAVAKSITSAPDYVFIATGTDYHSALAAAAAAGADGTSGKAVVVLNDGNTLTASVKAYLNGLDPRDTYMIPVGGSAKYALTHTSFSHWPSSYTYYPIAESTNAGNAAALARFWWGGPANVALASTDSWRGGTSAAAAMNVFGPVLWTDVASLPSETKSYLVKGAAGINGLAVFGGTGSVSASALNSAGAAISASGSQWKYTPYYNGLAPTATSLSSAGPVTGAQPVRTGTASRPVVAPDLSALGTRHQQEH; encoded by the coding sequence TTGCGCATATCCGCGCGCCACAGACTCGTGGCGCTCACCGCGATGACGGCCCTGGCCGCCGGCACCGCGACAGCCCTGGCGCCGGCCGCGTCGGCCGACGTCACCTGGACGGCCGGCAACGGCATCCTCACCGGTGACCTCGACGAGACGATCTCGACGATGAGCGCCGACGGCTCCACGCCGCCCGTCATGCGGCTGGACAGGGCCGACCAGCCCACCTGGTCGCCGGACGGCAGTCGGATGGCCTACGTCAACACCCGCACCGGCCGCGTCGACGTCATCGGTCACGACTTCAAGGGCTCCGTGGAGCTCCCGGTCAAGACGACCGACTCGATCCTGGCCGCCGACCCGACCTTCTGGTGGGGCGGCAGTTCGGTCGTGTTCACGCTCAGCGGGCGGCTGCGCGTCGCCGCCTCCGACGGCACCCGCTACCAGCAGCACCTGTTCGCCACGGCGGACGAGGGCTGCGACAGCCAGCCCAGCGGCTCGGTCGACGGCAAGCTGGTGTTCATCCGCTCGGGCAGCACGTGCAGCGGCGACACGCGGTTCGGCGCCGTGTGGCTGTACGACGGTGCGACCCGCGCCTTCAAGCGGCTGGTGACCGGCAAGGCCAACGCGCCGGCCATCTCCCCGGACGGCACGAAGGTCGCCTACACGGTCGACGGCAAGCTGTACACGGTCGGCGTGGACGGCACCGGGGCGACCCGGCTGCTGGCGGACGAGACGGGCTACATCAGCAAGCCCGCCTGGTCGCCCGACGGCACCCGCCTCGCGTACCAGCTGACGACGACCTCCGGCGCGTGGCAGGACCAGGTCCTGGACCTCGTCGGAGGCACGGCGAAGGTCATCTACGACTCGCCCACCATGACCAAGGGGGACCTCGCCTGGCAGCCGCTGCGCAAGAACTCCGTCGCCCGGGTCTGGGGCGCCGACGTCAACGCCAGCAACATCGCCGCGTCCCGCTGGACCTGGAACACGGTCGGCAAGAGCGAGCCGGGCCTGATGAACGCCTCGTCCGCCGTGCTGGTCTCCCAGGACAGCCAGTCGTACGCGCTGACCGCCCCCGCCCTCGCGGGCAAGAAGCACGGGCCGGTCCTGCTGACGTCCGCCACCTCGGTCTCCGCGTCCGTGCAGGCGGAGCTGAAGCGGGTCCTCAAGCCCGGCGCCCCGGTCTACCTCGTCGGCGGCACCTCGATCCTCGGCAGTTTCGTCGCCTCGAAGATCTCCGCGCTCGGCTTCACCTCGAAGCGGCTTGCGGGCACCTCGCGCTACTCGACCTCGGTCGCCGTCGCGAAGTCCATCACCAGCGCGCCCGACTACGTCTTCATCGCGACCGGCACCGACTACCACTCGGCGCTCGCCGCGGCGGCGGCGGCGGGCGCGGACGGAACGAGCGGCAAGGCGGTCGTCGTGCTCAACGACGGCAACACGCTGACCGCGTCGGTGAAGGCGTACCTCAACGGCCTGGACCCGCGCGACACCTACATGATCCCGGTCGGCGGCTCGGCGAAGTACGCGCTCACGCACACGTCCTTCTCCCACTGGCCGTCGTCGTACACCTACTACCCGATCGCGGAGAGCACCAACGCGGGCAACGCGGCCGCCCTCGCGCGGTTCTGGTGGGGCGGTCCGGCCAACGTGGCCCTGGCCTCCACCGACAGCTGGCGCGGTGGCACCTCGGCCGCGGCGGCGATGAACGTCTTCGGCCCCGTGCTGTGGACGGACGTCGCCTCCCTCCCCTCCGAGACCAAGTCCTACCTGGTCAAGGGCGCGGCCGGCATCAACGGCCTGGCCGTGTTCGGCGGCACCGGCTCGGTGTCGGCGTCGGCGCTGAACTCCGCGGGCGCGGCGATCAGCGCGAGCGGCAGCCAGTGGAAGTACACGCCGTACTACAACGGCCTGGCGCCCACGGCGACGTCGCTCTCCTCGGCCGGTCCGGTCACCGGCGCCCAGCCGGTCCGCACCGGCACCGCGTCGCGGCCCGTCGTCGCGCCGGACCTGAGCGCGCTCGGCACCCGCCACCAGCAGGAGCACTAG
- the groES gene encoding co-chaperone GroES, whose protein sequence is MTTTSSKVAIKPLEDRIVVQPLDAEQTTASGLVIPDTAKEKPQEGVVLAVGPGRIEDGKRVELDVAVGDIVLYSKYGGTEVKYNGEEYLVLSARDVLAIIEK, encoded by the coding sequence GTGACGACCACCAGCTCCAAGGTTGCCATCAAGCCGCTCGAGGACCGCATTGTGGTCCAGCCGCTCGACGCCGAGCAGACCACGGCCTCCGGCCTGGTCATCCCGGACACCGCCAAGGAGAAGCCCCAGGAGGGCGTCGTCCTGGCCGTGGGCCCGGGCCGCATCGAGGACGGCAAGCGTGTCGAGCTCGACGTCGCCGTCGGCGACATCGTTCTCTACAGCAAGTACGGCGGCACCGAGGTGAAGTACAACGGCGAGGAGTACCTCGTCCTCTCGGCTCGCGACGTGCTCGCGATCATCGAGAAGTAA
- a CDS encoding polysaccharide deacetylase family protein, whose protein sequence is MRVRVPVAGLLVAALLGGCAQSVDPIERLGKKAAQRVHPTQSAYRRWGLASPLAPAPAVSVRTTARTADTGLPPVVNQVRTRDKVVFLTYDDGAERDPRFADMVRELRLPVSMFLTDRVAGPGYGHFARLRAVGASVQNHTLDHAVLAGLPYAGQRAEICGQQDKLTRRFGVRPRLLRPPYGRYDDTTLRAAADCGVAAIVLGRTADAHRLRPGDILSGPGEPGLTNATLRLLRRIQREGFTLARLENYL, encoded by the coding sequence GTGAGGGTCCGGGTCCCGGTCGCCGGGCTGCTCGTGGCGGCGCTGCTCGGCGGCTGCGCGCAGTCCGTCGACCCCATCGAACGGCTGGGCAAGAAGGCCGCCCAACGGGTGCACCCGACACAGTCGGCGTACCGCCGCTGGGGGCTCGCCAGCCCGCTCGCCCCGGCGCCCGCGGTGTCCGTCCGGACCACCGCGCGCACCGCCGACACCGGACTGCCGCCCGTCGTGAACCAGGTCCGCACCCGCGACAAAGTGGTCTTCCTGACGTACGACGACGGGGCCGAGCGCGATCCGCGGTTCGCCGACATGGTCCGCGAACTGCGCCTGCCGGTCAGCATGTTCCTCACGGACCGGGTCGCCGGACCCGGGTACGGGCACTTCGCCCGGCTGCGCGCCGTCGGCGCGAGCGTCCAGAACCACACCCTCGACCACGCCGTCCTGGCCGGTCTGCCCTACGCCGGCCAGCGCGCCGAGATCTGCGGACAACAGGACAAGCTCACCCGGCGCTTCGGCGTCCGGCCCCGGCTGCTGCGGCCCCCGTACGGCAGATACGACGACACCACCCTGCGTGCCGCCGCCGACTGCGGGGTCGCCGCGATCGTCCTCGGCAGGACGGCCGACGCGCACCGGCTCAGGCCCGGGGACATCCTCTCCGGCCCCGGCGAACCCGGACTCACGAACGCCACCCTCCGGCTGCTCCGGCGGATCCAGCGCGAGGGCTTCACCCTGGCGCGGCTGGAGAACTACCTCTAG